A single window of Anomaloglossus baeobatrachus isolate aAnoBae1 chromosome 5, aAnoBae1.hap1, whole genome shotgun sequence DNA harbors:
- the LOC142311621 gene encoding keratin, type I cytoskeletal 19-like produces the protein MSHSQHKQTHSLSGHFKSSVHLSGHTPKLPSHMSSIHHGGAHYRGYHKVHHVSHSVHSGPIKPMVFSKHSSFSHGSSYGGGHSSHNLDSHFNNIGSHGGWKNEGFFNVNEKETMQLLNDHLATYLEKVRSLEKENTQLEKKICEWYDKNAHASLPDFQHYHKTIEELQNKISAASVENAKIVLQIDNARLAADDFKNKYEMEVRLRNFVETDLNGLRKVLEGLNIERADLEMQLQGLQDELLQMKKHQEEDIAALRNQLGARINVQVDAAPSVDLNKVLSEIREQYENLMDRNLKEVETMFLARSVELNRQVASGSEQLQSVQTEVIDLKRCLQTLEIELQSQLSMKSALERSLAETEATFSSQLSHLQSLIDNVEDQLTKIRSELERQIHEYKILMDQTTYLEMEITTYKRLLEEQDIHMPENRHHDKISKELSLSLSKKHSSSHESDHVKSHQAKDHGHQSK, from the exons ATGAGCCACAGCCAGCACAAGCAGACTCATTCTCTTTCTGGACACTTCAAATCAAGTGTTCATCTTAGTGGCCACACTCCCAAGCTTCCCAGCCACATGTCTTCAATTCATCATGGCGGTGCCCATTATAGAGGATACCATAAGGTTCACCATGTATCTCATAGTGTTCATAGTGGACCAATTAAGCCAATGGTCTTTTCTAAGCACTCTTCTTTCAGTCATGGAAGCAGCTATGGAGGTGGACACAGTAGCCATAATCTTGACAGTCACTTTAATAACATTGGCAGTCATGGAGGTTGGAAGAATGAGGGATTTTTCAATGTCAATGAGAAGGAAACAATGCAACTTTTGAATGACCATCTTGCTACCTATCTTGAGAAGGTCCGTTCTCTGGAAAAAGAAAATACTCAACTTGAGAAGAAAATCTGTGAGTGGTATGATAAAAATGCTCATGCATCACTACCTGATTTTCAACATTACCACAAAACCATCGAAGAACTCCAAAATAAG ATCTCAGCAGCTTCTGTTGAAAATGCCAAGATTGTCCTTCAGATTGATAATGCAAGACTTGCTGCTGATGACTTCAAGAATAA ATATGAGATGGAAGTTAGACTGAGAAACTTTGTTGAGACTGACTTGAATGGACTTCGCAAAGTTCTTGAAGGCCTCAACATAGAGAGAGCAGATCTGGAGATGCAACTGCAAGGTTTGCAGGATGAATTGCTTCAGATGAAGAAGCACCAAGAAGAG GATATTGCTGCTTTACGAAACCAACTGGGTGCCAGGATCAATGTGCAAGTGGATGCTGCTCCATCTGTTGACCTTAATAAAGTCTTGTCTGAGATCCGAGAGCAATACGAAAACTTGATGGATAGGAACCTCAAAGAAGTTGAAACCATGTTCCTTGCTAGG AGTGTAGAATTGAATCGCCAAGTAGCTTCTGGGTCCGAACAACTGCAGTCAGTGCAGACTGAAGTTATTGACTTGAAGCGATGCCTGCAAACCCTGGAGATAGAACTACAAAGTCAACTCAGCATG AAATCAGCACTTGAGCGTTCCTTGGCAGAGACAGAAGCAACATTTAGTTCTCAGCTTTCCCACCTACAAAGCCTAATTGACAATGTAGAAGACCAGCTCACGAAGATACGATCAGAACTAGAGCGTCAGATCCATGAGTACAAGATTCTTATGGACCAAACCACCTATCTGGAGATGGAGATCACCACATACAAAAGACTGCTCGAAGAACAGGACATCCA CATGCCTGAGAATCGCCATCATGATAAGATCAGCAAAGAGT TATCACTCAGCCTCTCCAAAAAACATTCCAGTTCCCATGAATCTGATCACGTAAAAAGTCACCAAGCCAAGGATCATGGTCACCAATCCAAGTGA
- the LOC142311619 gene encoding keratin, type I cytoskeletal 19-like — protein sequence MSHCIKSSHSTAGSIKGTSHKMTSHISTLHHKLHHGESHKISHHGQSHGSLHGGFHKLHHGSSSLSHHGGHYRTPSVHGGSGGKGISISKHTSVGHGCGFGSGHGHSSHFGSFGGHSGWKGDGLFNVNEKETMQHLNDRLASYLEKVRSLEQENAQLERNIREWYEKNQPSSLPDSSGYFRTIQELQSEISSAIIENARIVLQIDNARLAADDFKNKHEMELRLRNNVESDVNGLRRVLEELNREVYDLEGQVQNLQEELLQMKRNHEEEVTSLRAQLGARVNVEDDAALSMDMNRVLSEIREQYENLMERNMREAENMFLQRSEELNRQMASGSEQLQSVQTEVIELRRNVQTLEIELQSQMSMKSALEGTLAETEATFGSQLSQLQCLINSIESVMSQIRADLERQNHEYKILMDQKTHLEMEITTYKRLLEGHDIHVSGHHHSSTKEVSHHSVKIIHTPEHVHHTKC from the exons ATGAGCCACTGTATTAAGTCAAGTCATTCTACAGCTGGATCCATCAAGGGAACCAGTCATAAGATGACCAGTCATATCTCAACTCTCCATCATAAACTTCATCACGGAGAGTCACATAAAATTTCCCACCATGGACAGTCTCATGGGTCTCTTCATGGAGGATTCCATAAACTACACCATGGGAGCTCAAGTCTTTCCCATCATGGTGGTCACTATAGGACCCCAAGTGTCCATGGAGGATCTGGAGGAAAAGGAATCTCTATTTCCAAACATACTTCTGTAGGTCATGGATGTGGATTTGGAAGTGGGCACGGTCACAGCAGTCACTTTGGCAGCTTTGGAGGCCACAGCGGTTGGAAGGGTGATGGCCTCTTCAATGTCAATGAGAAAGAAACCATGCAACATCTAAATGATCGACTTGCTTCATACCTTGAGAAAGTTCGATCACTAGAGCAAGAAAATGCCCAGCTGGAGAGGAATATAAGAGAATGGTATGAGAAGAACCAACCCAGCTCTCTTCCAGATTCCAGCGGCTACTTTAGGACCATTCAAGAGCTTCAAAGCGAG aTATCTTCTGCTATTATTGaaaatgccagaattgttcttCAAATCGACAATGCCAGGCTGGCTGCAGATGATTTTAAGAATAA GCATGAGATGGAACTAAGACTTAGAAACAATGTTGAGTCTGATGTTAATGGCTTGCGTCGTGTACTAGAAGAGCTAAACCGTGAAGTATATGACTTGGAGGGTCAAGTTCAGAACCTACAAGAGGAGCTTCTACAGATGAAGAGGAACCATGAGGAG GAAGTAACCTCTCTACGTGCTCAGTTGGGTGCTAGAGTGAATGTGGAAGATGATGCAGCTCTATCAATGGATATGAATAGAGTATTGTCTGAGATCCGAGAGCAATATGAAAACCTGATGGAAAGAAACATGAGGGAAGCTGAGAACATGTTCCTCCAAAGG AGTGAAGAACTGAATCGTCAGATGGCATCTGGTTCTGAACAACTGCAATCCGTACAAACTGAGGTCATTGAATTAAGACGCAATGTCCAGACTCTTGAGATTGAACTGCAAAGCCAAATGAGCATG AAATCAGCTCTGGAAGGTACATTGGCCGAGACAGAGGCCACTTTTGGCTCCCAGCTTTCCCAGTTGCAATGCCTGATCAACAGTATTGAGTCTGTGATGTCACAGATCCGTGCAGACCTAGAACGTCAGAACCATGAATACAAGATCTTAATGGATCAGAAAACTCATCTGGAAATGGAGATCACCACGTATAAGCGCCTTCTTGAGGGTCATGATATCCA TGTTTCTGGGCATCACCATTCGAGCACCAAAGAAG TGTCTCACCATTCCGTGAAGATCATCCACACTCCTGAACATGTCCACCACACCAAATGTTAG